Proteins encoded by one window of Halosolutus amylolyticus:
- a CDS encoding FecCD family ABC transporter permease produces MVEAKSVGEHASVRGRNGWVTARLVLFCLASTIVTVLAGLVQVSFGEYSMTIAETWAAVFDPAVVFNLDAWSAFLFGTESPQMDPGSVVVWHLRLPRVFVGVITGTTLAVSGAIFQAVTRNELASPFVLGVSSGAGFAVLATLIVFSGLSPFLPLIAALGGTIAFVIVYTIAWKGGTSPVRLVLAGVIVNMVFQSLQQGLFFFADDLGVVQTAIAWLTGSLTGTGWGEVRIAILPAIVSVAIALAGARQLNVLMLGESTARSLGMRVERIRFFLSGVAILAASAAIAVAGVVSFFGLVVPHIVRNTVGGDYRRLLVGCVFAGPALMVTADVGARLALSGTQMPVGVVTGLIGGPYFLYLMRKQQSMGEL; encoded by the coding sequence ATGGTCGAAGCGAAGTCGGTCGGCGAGCACGCGTCCGTCCGGGGGCGGAACGGATGGGTGACCGCGAGGCTCGTCCTCTTCTGTCTGGCGAGCACGATCGTCACCGTTCTCGCCGGTCTCGTGCAGGTGAGTTTCGGGGAGTACTCGATGACGATCGCCGAGACCTGGGCGGCGGTGTTCGATCCCGCAGTGGTGTTCAATCTCGACGCCTGGTCGGCGTTCCTCTTCGGGACTGAATCGCCCCAGATGGACCCGGGGAGCGTCGTCGTCTGGCACCTCCGGCTGCCGCGGGTGTTCGTGGGGGTCATCACCGGCACGACGCTGGCGGTCTCCGGCGCAATCTTCCAGGCCGTGACGCGCAACGAACTGGCGAGCCCCTTCGTGCTCGGCGTTAGCTCGGGGGCCGGCTTCGCCGTTCTCGCGACGCTCATCGTCTTCAGCGGCCTCTCGCCGTTTCTGCCGCTGATCGCGGCCCTCGGCGGCACGATCGCGTTCGTGATCGTGTACACGATCGCCTGGAAGGGCGGGACGAGTCCCGTCCGACTCGTGCTCGCGGGCGTCATCGTCAACATGGTCTTCCAGTCGCTCCAGCAGGGACTGTTCTTCTTCGCGGACGACCTGGGCGTCGTGCAGACGGCGATCGCCTGGCTCACCGGATCGCTCACGGGGACTGGCTGGGGGGAGGTCCGGATCGCGATCCTGCCGGCGATCGTGTCGGTCGCCATCGCGCTCGCCGGCGCGCGCCAGTTGAACGTCCTCATGCTCGGCGAGAGCACCGCCCGATCGCTCGGGATGCGCGTTGAACGGATCCGGTTTTTCCTCTCCGGCGTCGCAATTCTGGCGGCCAGCGCGGCGATCGCCGTCGCGGGCGTCGTCAGCTTCTTCGGACTCGTCGTCCCGCACATCGTCCGGAACACGGTGGGCGGTGACTACCGGCGGCTGCTGGTCGGCTGCGTCTTCGCCGGCCCGGCGCTGATGGTCACGGCCGACGTCGGCGCGCGGCTCGCGCTGTCCGGCACCCAGATGCCGGTCGGCGTCGTCACCGGCCTGATCGGCGGTCCGTACTTCCTCTACCTGATGCGCAAACAGCAGTCGATGGGTGAACTCTGA
- a CDS encoding cupin domain-containing protein, with protein sequence MSEPLIRSSDEIEYETVDAADGLEKGVLIADEHGAPNFAIRRFVLEAGAEVPKHTNAVEHEQYVLEGEYTVGIGDEERTVEAGDSLLIPADTVHWYRNEGDERGAFLCAVPNGDDAIELLE encoded by the coding sequence ATGTCCGAACCACTGATCCGATCGAGCGACGAGATCGAGTACGAGACGGTCGACGCTGCCGACGGACTCGAGAAGGGCGTCCTGATCGCCGACGAACACGGCGCGCCGAACTTCGCGATCCGGCGGTTCGTCCTCGAGGCCGGCGCCGAAGTCCCGAAGCACACGAACGCCGTCGAACACGAGCAGTACGTGCTCGAGGGCGAGTACACCGTCGGAATCGGAGACGAAGAGCGGACGGTCGAAGCGGGCGATTCCCTGCTCATTCCGGCGGACACGGTCCACTGGTACCGCAACGAGGGCGACGAGAGAGGCGCGTTCCTCTGTGCCGTGCCGAACGGGGACGACGCGATCGAACTGCTCGAGTGA
- a CDS encoding cold-shock protein, with the protein MAKGTVDFFNDTGGYGFIETEDADDDVFFHMEDIGGPDLEEGQELEFDIEQAPKGPRATNVERL; encoded by the coding sequence ATGGCGAAAGGAACCGTTGATTTCTTCAACGACACTGGCGGCTACGGATTCATCGAAACTGAGGACGCGGACGACGACGTGTTCTTCCACATGGAAGACATCGGCGGCCCGGACCTGGAAGAAGGACAGGAGCTCGAGTTCGACATCGAGCAGGCCCCCAAGGGCCCGCGCGCGACGAACGTCGAGCGCCTGTAA
- a CDS encoding carbonic anhydrase, with translation MGTDHEESVLHELLAGNERHADGLPEDHFAAVQDGQEPEVVSICCSDSRVPQVGMWDADEPGTVFTPSNIGNQVWDEIDGETVVNGGLLYPIHHAGTETVAVVGHTGCGAVTAAYGVATGSDRPGPQGVDKWVDLLVPVVEDAIESGTIDTDADDETVINRLVEYNVDRQIEFLRDAEDVPANVDVYGFVYDFQGVYDDEYGRAYLVNLNGETDPDRIADRLPEAYEPAVRRLRS, from the coding sequence ATGGGCACGGACCACGAGGAGAGCGTCTTGCACGAGTTGCTCGCCGGGAACGAGCGCCACGCCGACGGGCTCCCGGAAGACCACTTCGCGGCGGTTCAGGACGGGCAGGAACCCGAAGTCGTGTCGATCTGCTGTTCCGACTCGCGGGTCCCGCAGGTAGGCATGTGGGACGCCGACGAACCGGGTACGGTGTTCACGCCGAGCAACATCGGGAACCAGGTCTGGGACGAGATCGACGGCGAAACGGTCGTCAACGGCGGCCTGCTGTACCCGATCCACCACGCCGGAACGGAGACGGTCGCCGTCGTCGGCCACACCGGCTGCGGCGCGGTGACCGCCGCCTATGGGGTCGCGACCGGGAGCGATCGTCCCGGACCGCAGGGCGTCGACAAGTGGGTCGACCTGCTCGTTCCGGTCGTCGAGGACGCCATAGAGAGCGGCACGATCGATACCGACGCGGACGACGAGACGGTGATCAACCGACTCGTCGAGTACAACGTCGATCGGCAGATCGAGTTCCTCCGGGACGCCGAGGACGTCCCGGCAAACGTCGACGTCTACGGCTTCGTCTACGACTTCCAGGGCGTCTACGACGACGAGTACGGCCGGGCGTACCTCGTCAACCTGAACGGCGAGACGGACCCCGATCGGATCGCCGATCGACTCCCCGAAGCGTACGAGCCGGCGGTTCGCAGGCTTCGTTCCTGA
- a CDS encoding NADP-dependent oxidoreductase — MATTRQWRLESRPVGEPTHENFDLVTIDRPEPGPGEVLVRTLYQSVDPYMRGRMRDAESYAEPWDVGDPMKAGVVGEVVESRYDGLEAGDVVTGELLWAEHAVAHGDDLRQVNPDHGPVSTALGVLGMPGVTAYFGLLDVAEPTPGDTVVVSAAAGAVGSVVGQLARLNGARVVGTAGSDEKIAWLTDDLGFDAAINYKDTDDLAGAVAEACPDGIDVYFDNVGGPITDAVWPLLNVRSRVAVCGQISIYNATEVPTGPRKLGKLIESRARVEGFLVRDYEGRWGEALDRLSTFVREGDLHYRENVVEGFENAPDAFMGLFEGENVGKQLVEVAEYED, encoded by the coding sequence ATGGCGACCACCAGACAGTGGCGACTCGAGAGCCGTCCCGTCGGCGAACCCACCCACGAGAACTTCGACCTCGTCACGATCGATCGGCCCGAGCCCGGACCGGGCGAGGTGCTCGTCAGGACGCTCTACCAGTCGGTCGATCCGTACATGCGCGGGCGGATGCGCGACGCGGAGTCCTACGCGGAGCCGTGGGACGTCGGCGACCCGATGAAGGCGGGCGTCGTGGGCGAGGTCGTCGAGTCGCGCTACGACGGTCTCGAGGCGGGCGACGTCGTCACGGGCGAACTCCTGTGGGCCGAACACGCAGTCGCACACGGCGACGACCTCCGGCAGGTGAACCCCGATCACGGCCCCGTCTCGACGGCGCTCGGCGTGCTCGGAATGCCGGGCGTGACGGCCTACTTCGGCCTGCTCGACGTCGCGGAACCGACGCCCGGCGACACGGTCGTCGTCTCCGCCGCGGCCGGCGCGGTCGGCTCTGTCGTCGGCCAGCTCGCCCGACTCAACGGCGCGCGCGTGGTCGGCACGGCCGGGAGCGACGAGAAGATCGCGTGGCTCACCGACGACCTCGGCTTCGACGCCGCGATCAACTACAAAGATACGGACGACCTCGCGGGGGCGGTGGCCGAGGCCTGTCCCGACGGGATCGACGTCTACTTCGACAACGTCGGCGGGCCGATCACCGACGCCGTCTGGCCCCTGCTGAACGTCCGCTCGCGCGTGGCGGTCTGTGGCCAGATCTCGATCTACAACGCGACCGAGGTGCCGACCGGTCCCCGCAAACTCGGCAAACTCATCGAGTCCCGCGCCCGCGTGGAAGGGTTCCTCGTGCGCGATTACGAGGGCCGCTGGGGCGAGGCCCTCGATCGGCTCTCGACGTTCGTCCGCGAGGGCGACCTCCACTACCGCGAGAACGTCGTCGAGGGCTTCGAGAACGCGCCCGACGCGTTCATGGGCCTGTTCGAGGGCGAGAACGTCGGGAAGCAACTGGTCGAGGTCGCCGAGTACGAGGACTGA